CATTTACACTGCTAATCTGACCGCCGCTCAGCCGGTACTGGTGTGGCTGCAAGGTGAAGAGTACACAACTACTGACACTACGCTACATTCTTTCAAGAACTTCGTCGACAGAAATGTGGTGGTGGTCAACGTAAATTACCGCCTGTCGATCTTTGGATTTCTATGCCTAGGTGTACCAGAAGCACCGGGCAATGCCGGTCTTAAAGACGTTGTTCAAGCATTGAAATGGATAAAAGAGAACATTGCTGGATTCGGTGGAAATCCCAATAATGTTGTCCTCTTTGGTCATGGTTCGGGTGCAGCGATGGTTGACCTCCTCACTCTGTCGCCTACCGCAGAAAATCTTATGCACAAAGCCATCACTCAAAGTGGGTCTGCATTGTCCCCCGGAGCTATCTCGTATAAACCTATTGAATACGCTGAAGCTTTGGGCGCTAAACTTGGCTACACAGGAAAATCAAGAGAAGAATTAGCAAGACTATTAACAACAAcagatataactttattagCCACAGCTCTCACAGAATTTGAATTCTTCAATAACACAGCTTTGTTCGCTCCTTGCATTGAGAATAATGTCGATAGtaacaatacaattatttcCGACGCTCCAATTAACATTATCCGTTCTGGTAACTACAGTCATATACCTTATATGGCTGGATACACAAACAAAGAAGGAACTATAAGAGCTCATGAAGCAGCTTACAGCCAATGGTTAGAAAAGATGCAGACAAATTTCGATGACTTTATCCAAGTAGATTTAGATGTTGCGACAAAATCAAACAAGACAGCCATTGTTGAATCAATAAgggagttttatttttcacaacaAATAATCAACATGGAAACTATCGAAGATTATTTAGATTACCATGGAGATACAATGATCCTTGTGTCAGCTATTAGAGGAGCGAGGGAGAGAGCGCTCACGTCCAGAGCTGTAGTTTACCTTTATGAGTTTGCTTACACAGGAGCGTTAAATTCCGACTGGCCCTTGCCGCAGATACCACTGACTGGTGTCAGGCACGGAGGACTTTTAAAGTACCTGTTCAATATCAATTTAACCCAAATTGAGGGATTTATGAGGGAAACAGTTATGAAACAttatttgtcatttatttacaatgggtgagttgaaacttattttttgtaataacaaaacatttttctacaCTAGCTGATCTCGGCATACCTTTCAGACAATGGGATCAAAAAAGCGGAAGTCAGAATCTATATGCATAGTTTTAAGTCTCAGTGGTTTCGGCTGTGTGATCAACTTTAAGTCAGTCCAGGcgttaaatctaatatatatttattaatttctgttCCAGGACACAAGCTATTCCGTACGACTCGTTATGGGATCCTATATCAAGCTCCAGTTttccatatttaattatagaagGTGGGGAATATGCACCAAATTTGTCCATGTCTCGTATACAACAGAGGTACAATCCCCATGAAAGGACTATGTCATTCTGGAACGATAACTACGCAACGCTGTACGTTGCCCCATCTCCAGTATCATCAGCGGCAAAACTTATGAGTTTTTTCCTACTTGTGGGTCTATTTCAACTATTGTTAAATGTACTGTAAACggaaattttgtattatgcTGTACTATACTCGATCCTAAGTGGTATGCGAATTTAATTCCTTGGCTGACCTTTTATACTTTACACAGCGTTTCTATTAAGCGACTTGTCGCGAAAGACAGACTACGACAAATTATTGCTTGTTAAAATCTAACTAGCGGGTGTGGCGGGCGCTGTCTCGAAATATCAAACATATGCTGTTGTACATATAAGAGTGTTTATATCTAACTAAGAGCAAAACTCGTGATTTACTCGCGATATCAAGTAAGTTTAACCGCTTTGATTCGGTCAATCGCACCCGTGCTTTGCCCGCTCTCTcgagttatattatttttataactttagattcatattaaaaataaatattaaatataattttatatatttgtatgttttatttatttttacatacctatttttttatattgtttgagctttgttaacatataacaaataatatatgaaatatgacAATAAATCAATGCTTACAAGttcatgtatatttaattttgcactTAAGATATGTTATCAATTTCTGTAACCACACACTCACACACTCCCTCTACTAATTCTAAgta
This DNA window, taken from Papilio machaon chromosome 16, ilPapMach1.1, whole genome shotgun sequence, encodes the following:
- the LOC106716728 gene encoding venom carboxylesterase-6; protein product: MLLLTLICVFALANAQAQDDPIVNTTQGRVQGSSAEDGNYYVFYGINYAGSVSGENRFKAPPPPPSYPGVFHANNSDVICAHPSSRGIVGVEDCLTLSIYTANLTAAQPVLVWLQGEEYTTTDTTLHSFKNFVDRNVVVVNVNYRLSIFGFLCLGVPEAPGNAGLKDVVQALKWIKENIAGFGGNPNNVVLFGHGSGAAMVDLLTLSPTAENLMHKAITQSGSALSPGAISYKPIEYAEALGAKLGYTGKSREELARLLTTTDITLLATALTEFEFFNNTALFAPCIENNVDSNNTIISDAPINIIRSGNYSHIPYMAGYTNKEGTIRAHEAAYSQWLEKMQTNFDDFIQVDLDVATKSNKTAIVESIREFYFSQQIINMETIEDYLDYHGDTMILVSAIRGARERALTSRAVVYLYEFAYTGALNSDWPLPQIPLTGVRHGGLLKYLFNINLTQIEGFMRETVMKHYLSFIYNGTQAIPYDSLWDPISSSSFPYLIIEGGEYAPNLSMSRIQQRYNPHERTMSFWNDNYATLYVAPSPVSSAAKLMSFFLLVGLFQLLLNVL